The genomic region TTTCAAAAGTATTTACTGAAACGGATACCGGTTGTGCCACACCAATTGCGTAGGCTAGTTGCACTTCACATTTACGTGCTAAACCAGCGGCAACAATATTCTTAGCAATATAACGGGCTGCATAACTAGCAGAACGATCAACCTTAGTTGCGTCCTTACCAGAGAATGCACCGCCACCATGACGGGCATAACCACCATAAGTATCCACAATAATCTTCCGACCAGTTAAACCGGAATCCCCTTGTGGCCCACCAATGACGAAGCGACCAGTTGGATTAATGAAGTATTTTGTCTTATCATCCAAATATTCAGCAGGAATGACAGTTTTAATAACTTGTTCTAGCATGTCCTTTTGAATGGTTTCTAAAGTAACATCCTCATCGTGTTGTGTACTAATGACGACGGTATCAACACGTTTTGGTTGTTCGTTTTCATCATATTCAACAGTGACTTGTGCTTTTGCGTCTGGTCGTAGATAAGTTAACTGACCACTCTTACGTAGTTCAGCGACCTTACGCATCAAGCGATGTGATAAAGCGATTGGTAATGGCATTAATTCAGGTGTTTGATCGACAGCAAAGCCAAACATTAACCCCTGATCCCCTGCACCAATCTTATCGAGCGGATCTTCATCCTTCTCACGTGATTCAAGTGAATCATCGACACCTTGTGCAATATCTGGTGATTGTTCATCAAGTGCTACAATCACGGCACAATTGTCGCCATCAAAACCGTATTGGCCATCACGATAACCAATCTTCTTGATTGTTTCTCTGACAACCTTTTGGATATCAACGTAAGCCGTTGTTGAAATTTCACCTACGACTAATACTAATCCAGTTGTAACAGTTGTCTCACAAGCAACACGGGCTTGTGGATCTTGTTCTAACATCGCATCTAAGATGGCATCACTAATTTGATCCGCAATCTTATCTGGATGGCCTTCAGAAACGGATTCCGAAGTAAATAAATGTCTTTCTTGCATTTCTATGTTTCCCCCTATATATGTGTCGGTTACAAGGCCTCTTCACGGTGTGTGAATCCTATCGGGAACTTCTTATAACTCTACTACCTTAGCATAAATCACGACATATTTCAAAAGCCATTGACCTTCTTTTCAAAAAAAGTTAAGATGAAAGTCATATTATATGAAAAAGGTGTTGCTATGTTCTATCTTAGACAAAAAAAACTACCTGCTAATAATCCGCCTGCTCGGTTAATCGTATTTAACTACTTAAACCTGGGCTTAATTGTGGGATTAGCGATTCACCCTTTTCCCAAGC from Latilactobacillus sakei subsp. sakei DSM 20017 = JCM 1157 harbors:
- the metK gene encoding methionine adenosyltransferase — translated: MQERHLFTSESVSEGHPDKIADQISDAILDAMLEQDPQARVACETTVTTGLVLVVGEISTTAYVDIQKVVRETIKKIGYRDGQYGFDGDNCAVIVALDEQSPDIAQGVDDSLESREKDEDPLDKIGAGDQGLMFGFAVDQTPELMPLPIALSHRLMRKVAELRKSGQLTYLRPDAKAQVTVEYDENEQPKRVDTVVISTQHDEDVTLETIQKDMLEQVIKTVIPAEYLDDKTKYFINPTGRFVIGGPQGDSGLTGRKIIVDTYGGYARHGGGAFSGKDATKVDRSASYAARYIAKNIVAAGLARKCEVQLAYAIGVAQPVSVSVNTFETGTVSEEAIQTAIRENFDLRPAGIIKMLDLQRPIYEQTAAYGHFGRTDVDLSWERLDKVDALKASIAKLNH